A DNA window from Ranitomeya imitator isolate aRanImi1 chromosome 2, aRanImi1.pri, whole genome shotgun sequence contains the following coding sequences:
- the GPAM gene encoding glycerol-3-phosphate acyltransferase 1, mitochondrial — MEEAGYSLGMADISYLPSSVDYTSGRLKNCSEEWGERFSSPAVFTSSTLKWKETLLSRKRPFVGRCCYVCTPQSRDKFYNPSIPSLGLRNVIYINETHTRHRGWLARRLCYVLFVQERDVNKSMFCSNMAETVLNQSRVLEAIEDVATEKSPTGTADPKTINKVKRSAKKSLQEMVACISPAMIRLTGWVLLKLFNGFFWNIQIHKGQMEMVKKAAAEMKAPLIFLPVHKSHIDYLLLTFVLFCHNIKAPHIAAGNNLNIPIFSTLIHLLGGFFIRRKLDETPDGKKDILYRSLLHGYIEQLLRQQQFLEIFLEGTRSRSGKTSCGRAGLLSVIVDTLSGGSVPDVLIIPVGISYDRIIEGHYNSEQLGKPKQDESLWGIARGVFRMLRKNYGCVRMDFAQPFSLKEYLESQVQKPTPAPLSLEQALLPAILSSRPTDAATESAVSGTPDLRVDSAIRRQIITNLANHVLFTADQCCAVMSTHIVACLLLYRYREGVSLSVLVEDFFSMKEEVLARDFDLGFSGSCEDVVMHAIHLLGNSVVITHSGPSNEFFIAPNTNIPAVFELNFYSNGVLHVYITEAIVASALHVEQNRRTTDATEGTISQERLLRTAAALCYLLANEGMIALPCQMFYQVCHEAVQRLVTYGVLLVAEEDQEDGSPNLTEPTWANKMAEHVRWRSDEEDEDSDFGEEQRDRYLKVSPAQEHRGFVTFLQRLLGPILEAYSSAASFIHTFTGPVTEREFTQNLHKYLLARTERRVAVYAESATLCLARNAAKTFVDLGVFQVHKGNRHNVLDLSSTFLPPSARHKLLDFIVAFMVL; from the exons ATGGAGGAGGCTGGGTATTCCTTGGGAATGGCTGACATCTCCTATCTGCCCAGCTCAGTGGATTATACAAGTGGGAGGCTGAAGAACTGCAGTGAAGAATGG GGCGAGCGCTTCTCCAGCCCGGCCGTCTTCACATCTTCTACCCTGAAGTGGAAGGAGACTCTGCTGAGCCGGAAGCGCCCGTTTGTGGGCAGGTGCTGCTACGTGTGCACGCCCCAGAGCCGG GATAAGTTTTATAATCCCAGCATCCCATCATTGGGGCTACGTAATGTTATCTACATTAATGAGACCCACACGCG GCACCGGGGATGGCTGGCTCGTCGCCTCTGTTACGTGCTCTTTGTCCAAGAGCGAGATGTCAATAAGAGCATGTTCTGCAGCAACATGGCGGAGACGGTGCTGAACCAGAGCAG GGTATTAGAAGCAATAGAAGACGTCGCCACAGAGAAAAGTCCCACGGGGACCGCGGACCCCAAGACCATTAATAAAGTGAAGAGGAGCGCCAAGAAAAGTCTGCAGGAGATGGTCGCTTGTATCTCGCCCGCCATGATCAG GTTGACGGGTTGGGTTTTGCTGAAACTCTTTAATGGCTTCTTCTGGAACATTCAGATCCACAAGGGTCAGATGGAGATGGTGAAGAAGGCGGCCGCCGAG ATGAAGGCTCCGCTCATCTTCCTGCCCGTACACAAGTCGCACATCGACTACCTGCTGCTCACATTCGTCTTGTTCTGCCACAACATTAAAGCCCCACACATCGCCGCCGGGAACAACCTGAACATCCCGATCTTCAG CACATTGATCCACTTACTGGGGGGATTCTTCATCCGACGGAAACTGGACGAGACCCCAGATGGCAAGAAGGACATTCTGTACCGCTCCCTGCTGCACGGG TACATCGAGCAGCTCCTTCGTCAGCAGCAGTTCCTGGAGATCTTTCTGGAGGGGACGCGCTCCCGCAGTGGGAAGACGTCGTGCGGAAGGGCCGGCCTGCTGTCCGTCATTGTGGACACCCTCAGTGGGGGATCAGTCCCCGACGTCCTCATCATTCCGGTGGGAATTTCCTACGATCGGATCATTGAGGGACATTATAACAGCGAGCAGCTG GGGAAGCCCAAACAAGACGAGAGTCTCTGGGGCATCGCCAGGGGGGTCTTCAGGATGCTCAGGAAGAACTACGGCTGCGTGCGCATGGACTTCGCCCAGCCTTTCTCTCTTAAA GAATATCTGGAGAGCCAAGTACAGAAGCCGACCCCCGCGCCCCTGAGCCTGGAGCAAGCCCTGCTGCCCGCCATCCTGTCCTCCAG acCGACTGATGCTGCGACTGAAAGCGCGGTCAGCGGCACCCCCGACCTGCGAGTGGACAGCGCCATCAGGAGGCAAATCATCACCAACCTGGCAAATCACGTGCTGTTCA ccgctgaccagtgctgtgcCGTCATGTCCACCCACATCGTGGCCTGTCTGCTGCTGTACCGCTATCGGGAG GGTGTCAGCCTCTCTGTGCTGGTGGAGGACTTCTTCTCCATGAAGGAGGAGGTTCTTGCACGGGACTTTGACCTGGGATTCTCCGGCAGCTGTGAGGACGTGGTCATGCACGCCATCCACCTCCTGGGGAACTCTGTGGTCATCACCCACTCCGGCCCCAGCAATGAGTTCTTCATCGCCCCCAACACCAACATCCCAGCCGTGTTTGAGCTGAACTTCTACAGTAATGGAGTCCTGCACGTCTACATCACCGAGGCCATTGTGG CGAGCGCTCTGCATGTGGAGCAGAACAGGAGGACGACTGACGCAACTGAGGGAACCATCAGCCAGGAGAGACTGCTGCGCACCGCCGCCGCCCTGTGCTACCTGCTCGCTAATGAAGGAATGATTGCGCTG CCTTGTCAGATGTTTTACCAGGTGTGCCACGAGGCCGTCCAGCGGCTGGTCACATACGGGGTCCTCCTGGTGGCAGAG GAGGATCAGGAGGATGGGAGCCCGAACCTCACGGAGCCCACCTGGGCCAACAAGATGGCGGAGCATGTGCGATGGAGGAGCGACGAGGAGGATGAGGACAGCGATTTTGGGGAGGAGCAAAGAGATCGTTACCTGAAG GTGAGCCCAGCGCAGGAGCACCGCGGCTTCGTCACTTTCCTGCAGAGGCTGCTGGGGCCGATCCTGGAAGCGTACAGCTCTGCCgcctccttcatccacaccttcacCGGACCAGTTACAGAGCGAGAATTCACCCAGAACCTGCACAAATACCTGCTGGCCAGGACGGAGCGGAGAGTCGCCGTCTACG CTGAAAGTGCCACTTTGTGCCTCGCGAGAAACGCGGCGAAGACCTTCGTGGATCTTGGG gttttCCAAGTTCACAAAGGGAATCGTCATAACGTCTTGGACTTGAGCAGCACGTTCTTACCTCCGAGCGCCCGCCACAAACTGCTGGACTTTATTGTTGCTTTTATGGTGTTGTAG